The following proteins come from a genomic window of Kitasatospora sp. NBC_01246:
- a CDS encoding YbhB/YbcL family Raf kinase inhibitor-like protein, whose amino-acid sequence MSVRPPLPYEFLPQVPSFELTSDDLAEGGKLAEEFVHAGGNLSPQLAWSGLPEGTRSVAVTCYDPDAPTGSGWWHWLALNLPGDTAGLARGAGSSDADLPGAASFHGRNDFPGNKYDGAAPPPGAPHRYAFAVHALDVDALDVTPETPAAQIGFHITFHTLARAVITAEYGV is encoded by the coding sequence ATGAGCGTTCGTCCGCCGCTGCCCTACGAGTTCCTGCCGCAGGTGCCGTCCTTCGAGCTGACCAGTGATGACCTCGCCGAAGGCGGCAAGCTGGCCGAGGAGTTCGTCCACGCGGGCGGCAACCTGTCGCCGCAGCTGGCCTGGTCGGGCCTGCCGGAGGGCACCCGGTCCGTCGCCGTCACCTGCTACGACCCGGACGCCCCGACCGGCTCCGGCTGGTGGCACTGGCTCGCCCTCAACCTGCCCGGTGACACCGCCGGCCTGGCGCGCGGCGCCGGTTCGTCCGACGCGGACCTGCCCGGGGCGGCCTCGTTCCACGGCCGCAACGACTTCCCCGGCAACAAGTACGACGGCGCGGCCCCGCCGCCCGGCGCCCCGCACCGGTACGCCTTCGCCGTGCACGCGCTGGACGTGGACGCGCTGGACGTCACCCCGGAGACGCCGGCGGCCCAGATCGGCTTCCACATCACCTTCCACACGCTGGCCCGTGCGGTGATCACCGCCGAGTACGGGGTCTGA
- a CDS encoding rhomboid family intramembrane serine protease, translated as MASTPARLLADSRRALLTMVGLLAVIWLVQLVNWMDDYGLTYEHGLMPRRLDELPDVFAMPLLHFSWEHIEANSWPLFAFGFLSAYRGMKRFLWATLMIVVVGGLTVWLCERPETVTAGASGLVYGYFGYLVLRGVLDRNLLDAVIAVVVAAVYSYLLIGVLPVTQGVSWLGHLGGLIGGLTAAWLLRNRGPKTAAAPASEPAAGPRSALHKELDDLGL; from the coding sequence ATGGCTTCCACACCCGCCCGACTGCTGGCCGACTCCCGACGAGCCCTCCTCACCATGGTCGGCCTGCTCGCCGTCATCTGGCTGGTGCAGTTGGTGAACTGGATGGACGACTACGGCCTCACCTACGAACACGGCCTGATGCCGCGCCGGCTCGACGAGCTGCCGGACGTGTTCGCCATGCCGCTGCTGCACTTCAGTTGGGAGCACATCGAGGCCAACTCCTGGCCGCTGTTCGCCTTCGGCTTCCTCTCCGCCTACCGGGGCATGAAGCGGTTCCTCTGGGCGACCCTGATGATCGTCGTGGTCGGCGGCCTCACCGTCTGGCTGTGCGAGCGCCCCGAGACGGTCACCGCCGGGGCCAGCGGCCTGGTCTACGGCTACTTCGGCTACCTGGTGCTGCGCGGCGTGCTCGACCGCAACCTGCTGGACGCGGTGATCGCCGTCGTCGTCGCGGCGGTGTACTCCTACCTCCTGATCGGCGTCCTGCCGGTGACCCAGGGGGTCAGCTGGCTGGGCCACCTCGGCGGTCTGATCGGCGGGCTCACCGCCGCCTGGCTGCTCCGCAACCGCGGACCGAAGACGGCCGCCGCCCCGGCGTCCGAGCCCGCCGCCGGCCCCCGGTCCGCCCTGCACAAGGAGCTGGACGACCTCGGCCTCTGA
- a CDS encoding helicase HerA-like domain-containing protein yields the protein MSTAEPPSAPSGTEVVPEVVPPAVREIAEGYAFAGPALDLGAVLLDGTAYRDAQVRIPLGVLNRHGLVAGATGTGKTKTLQLIAEQLSAQGVPVFLADIKGDVSGISAPGAPGERTAARAAEVGQDWSAQGCPTEFYALGGLGTGIPIRATVTSFGPLLLAKVLDLNETQESSLGLVFHYADRNGLELYDLKDLTAVITFLTSPEGKEELKGIGGLSAATAGVILRSLTMLENEGAGAFFGEPEFDTAELLRTAPDGRGLVSALELPAVQDRPRLFSTFLMWLLADLYQELPEVGDLDKPKLVFFFDEAHLLFNGASKAFREAITQTVRLIRSKGVGIFFVTQTPKDVPAEVLAQLGNRVQHALRAFTPDDAKALKATVSTFPRSSYDLSEVLTSLGTGEAVVTVLSERGAPTPVAATRLRAPRSLMGPVEPAALRAAVDASPLAARYRDAIDRESAYEKLAARAARPEPAPVPEPVPESVPESVPAGEPAAPRPAPEPRRRSEAGSGEGAGDGGGLLGSLLSNPTLKSFARSAGTQLGREISRSLFGTSRRRR from the coding sequence ATGTCCACCGCCGAGCCGCCGTCCGCCCCCTCCGGCACCGAGGTCGTCCCGGAAGTCGTCCCGCCCGCGGTGCGGGAGATCGCCGAGGGGTACGCCTTCGCCGGGCCCGCCCTCGACCTCGGGGCGGTGCTGCTGGACGGCACCGCCTACCGGGACGCCCAGGTGCGCATCCCGCTCGGGGTGCTCAACCGGCACGGGCTGGTCGCGGGCGCCACCGGCACCGGCAAGACCAAGACCCTCCAGCTGATCGCCGAACAGCTCTCCGCCCAGGGGGTGCCGGTGTTCCTGGCCGACATCAAGGGCGACGTCTCCGGGATCTCCGCGCCCGGCGCACCCGGCGAGCGGACCGCCGCCCGGGCCGCCGAGGTCGGCCAGGACTGGTCGGCGCAGGGCTGCCCGACCGAGTTCTACGCCTTGGGCGGCCTGGGCACGGGCATTCCGATCCGAGCCACCGTCACCAGCTTCGGCCCGCTGCTGCTCGCCAAGGTGCTCGACCTGAACGAGACCCAGGAGTCCTCGCTCGGGCTGGTCTTCCACTACGCCGACCGCAACGGCCTGGAGCTGTACGACCTCAAGGACCTCACCGCCGTCATCACCTTCCTCACCTCGCCCGAGGGCAAGGAGGAGCTGAAGGGCATCGGCGGGCTGTCGGCCGCCACCGCAGGAGTGATCCTGCGCTCGCTCACCATGCTGGAGAACGAGGGCGCCGGGGCGTTCTTCGGAGAGCCGGAGTTCGACACCGCCGAGCTGCTGCGGACCGCCCCGGACGGGCGGGGCCTCGTCTCGGCGCTGGAACTGCCCGCGGTGCAGGACCGGCCGCGGCTCTTCTCCACCTTCCTGATGTGGCTGCTGGCCGACCTCTACCAGGAGCTGCCCGAGGTGGGGGACCTCGACAAGCCCAAGCTGGTGTTCTTCTTCGACGAGGCGCACCTGCTCTTCAACGGGGCCTCCAAGGCGTTCCGGGAGGCGATCACCCAGACCGTCCGGCTGATCCGCTCCAAGGGCGTCGGGATCTTCTTCGTCACCCAGACGCCGAAGGACGTCCCGGCCGAGGTGCTCGCCCAGCTGGGCAACCGGGTGCAGCACGCGCTGCGCGCCTTCACCCCGGACGACGCCAAGGCGCTCAAGGCGACGGTCTCGACCTTCCCCCGGTCCTCGTACGACCTGAGCGAGGTGCTGACCTCGCTCGGCACCGGCGAGGCGGTGGTCACGGTGCTCTCCGAGCGGGGCGCGCCGACGCCGGTGGCGGCGACCAGGCTGCGGGCGCCGCGGTCGCTGATGGGTCCGGTCGAACCGGCCGCGCTGCGGGCGGCGGTGGACGCCTCGCCGCTGGCGGCCCGCTACCGGGACGCGATCGACCGGGAGTCGGCCTACGAGAAGCTGGCCGCCCGGGCGGCGCGGCCGGAGCCGGCACCGGTGCCCGAGCCGGTCCCGGAGTCGGTGCCGGAGTCGGTGCCGGCCGGGGAGCCCGCCGCGCCGCGGCCGGCGCCCGAACCGCGTCGGAGGTCCGAGGCGGGGTCGGGGGAAGGGGCCGGGGACGGTGGTGGGCTGCTCGGGTCGCTGCTGAGCAACCCGACGCTCAAGTCCTTCGCCCGCTCGGCCGGGACGCAGCTCGGGCGGGAGATCTCGCGCAGCCTGTTCGGGACGTCCCGGCGGCGGCGGTGA
- a CDS encoding type II toxin-antitoxin system VapB family antitoxin, with protein MIFKRIGNGRPYPDHGRTSTRQWADVAPRPVRLDQLVTTKGQLDLETLLAEDSTFYGDLFAHVVKWHGDLYLEDGLHRAVRAALQQRQVLHARVLEME; from the coding sequence GTGATCTTCAAGCGCATCGGCAATGGGCGGCCGTACCCGGATCACGGCCGGACCAGCACCCGCCAGTGGGCGGACGTCGCCCCGCGTCCGGTGCGGCTGGACCAGCTGGTGACCACCAAGGGCCAACTCGACCTGGAGACCCTCCTCGCGGAGGACTCCACCTTCTACGGCGATCTCTTCGCCCACGTCGTGAAGTGGCACGGCGACCTCTACCTGGAGGACGGGCTGCACCGCGCCGTACGCGCCGCGCTCCAGCAGCGCCAGGTGCTGCACGCCCGCGTCCTCGAAATGGAGTGA
- a CDS encoding LytR C-terminal domain-containing protein translates to MLTPQGLKGKQYRVTGNSYPRLGRPPKKSRKVLALIGSLLALALIGLGGVQLWDIFTGKGKNASAQACASPSGKPLAAPTPDGSAPPSGAPTDPNAIPQPASITVNVYNATAKSGLAARTAEELKKRGFTIGKVGNAPAELDKKVPGTAQVVAGPAGAGASTLLGSQIAGALTTADARTDTTVDFVIGDSYNALLDETQAAAALALATKPTPTPSTTGSC, encoded by the coding sequence ATGTTGACTCCCCAAGGCCTGAAGGGGAAGCAGTACCGCGTCACCGGCAACAGCTATCCACGGCTGGGCCGGCCGCCGAAGAAGAGCCGCAAGGTCCTCGCCCTGATCGGCTCACTGCTCGCCCTGGCCCTGATCGGCCTCGGCGGCGTGCAGCTCTGGGACATCTTCACCGGCAAGGGCAAGAACGCCTCCGCCCAGGCCTGCGCGTCGCCCTCGGGCAAACCGCTGGCCGCCCCCACCCCGGACGGCTCGGCCCCGCCCTCCGGCGCCCCCACCGATCCGAACGCCATCCCGCAGCCGGCCTCGATCACGGTGAACGTCTACAACGCCACCGCCAAGTCCGGGCTGGCCGCGCGGACCGCCGAGGAGCTAAAGAAGCGCGGCTTCACCATCGGCAAGGTCGGCAACGCGCCCGCCGAGCTGGACAAGAAGGTGCCCGGCACCGCCCAGGTGGTCGCCGGCCCGGCCGGCGCCGGGGCGTCCACCCTGCTCGGCTCCCAGATCGCCGGGGCCCTCACCACGGCGGACGCCCGGACCGACACCACCGTCGACTTCGTGATCGGCGACAGCTACAACGCCCTGCTGGACGAGACCCAGGCCGCCGCCGCGCTGGCCCTGGCTACCAAACCCACCCCGACCCCGAGCACCACCGGCAGCTGCTGA
- a CDS encoding helix-turn-helix transcriptional regulator: MTDTPARLLNLLSLLQTPREWPGSELAERLQVSSRTIRRDIDRLRALGYPVEATMGAIGGYRLVAGTAMPPLLLDDEEAVAIAVGLRAAAGHAVVGIEEASVRALGKLLQVLPGRLRHRVGALNTATVPLLTGDGPTVDPEDLTVLAGAVTNRERLRFHYRAGDGAETRRQVEPNRLVSTGRRWYLVGYDLDRDDWRLFRVDRISEPFPTGARFTPRELPAEDAAAYVASKLRRPAATHTLVATLHMPASEVESWISRAADTTVEPVDDRSCRLRSRSDSLGYLAMRLLMLGCEFEVHEPPEMNAHLRALAARAARAADSGGPVHPAADSGGPVHPAVDSGGPVRPTADSGGPVRP, translated from the coding sequence ATGACGGACACTCCGGCGCGGCTGCTGAACCTGCTCTCCCTCCTCCAGACCCCGCGCGAGTGGCCGGGCAGCGAACTGGCCGAACGCCTCCAGGTCAGCTCCCGGACGATCCGCCGCGACATCGACCGGCTGCGCGCCCTGGGGTACCCGGTCGAGGCGACGATGGGCGCGATCGGCGGCTACCGGCTGGTGGCCGGGACGGCGATGCCGCCGCTGCTGCTGGACGACGAGGAGGCGGTGGCCATCGCGGTGGGCCTGCGGGCGGCCGCCGGGCACGCCGTGGTCGGCATCGAGGAGGCGTCCGTCCGGGCGCTCGGCAAACTGCTCCAGGTGCTGCCGGGGCGCCTGCGCCACCGGGTCGGCGCGCTGAACACGGCCACCGTGCCGCTGCTCACCGGCGACGGACCGACCGTCGACCCCGAGGACCTCACCGTGCTCGCGGGCGCCGTCACCAACCGGGAGCGGCTGCGCTTCCACTACCGGGCGGGTGACGGCGCCGAGACCCGGCGCCAGGTCGAGCCCAACCGCCTGGTCTCGACCGGTCGGCGCTGGTACCTGGTCGGCTACGACCTCGACCGCGACGACTGGCGGCTCTTCCGGGTGGACCGGATCAGCGAGCCCTTCCCGACCGGCGCCCGCTTCACTCCGCGCGAACTCCCCGCCGAGGACGCGGCCGCGTACGTGGCGAGCAAGCTCCGCCGGCCGGCGGCCACCCACACCCTGGTGGCGACGCTGCACATGCCCGCCTCCGAGGTGGAGAGCTGGATCAGCCGCGCCGCCGACACCACGGTCGAGCCGGTCGACGACCGGAGCTGCCGGCTCCGCTCGCGGTCCGACTCGCTGGGGTACCTGGCGATGCGGCTCCTCATGCTGGGCTGCGAGTTCGAGGTCCACGAGCCCCCGGAGATGAACGCCCACCTGCGCGCCCTCGCCGCCCGCGCCGCCCGGGCCGCCGACAGCGGGGGTCCGGTCCACCCCGCCGCCGACAGTGGGGGTCCGGTCCACCCCGCCGTAGACAGCGGGGGTCCGGTCCGCCCGACCGCCGACAGCGGGGGTCCGGTCCGCCCCTGA
- the upp gene encoding uracil phosphoribosyltransferase: protein MRIHVVDHPLVAHKLSTLRDERTDSPTFRRLTDELVTLLAYEATRDVRTEEVEITTPVAVTTGTRLSYPRPLVVPILRAGLGMLDGMTRLLPTAEVGFLGMVRNEETLEASTYATRMPDDLSGRQVYVLDPMLATGGTLVAAIRMLIERGATDVTAVVLLAAPEGVAVMEKELAGLPVTVVTAAVDERLNENGYIVPGLGDAGDRLYGTAG, encoded by the coding sequence ATGCGGATCCACGTCGTCGACCACCCCCTGGTCGCCCACAAGCTCTCCACCCTGCGCGACGAGCGCACCGACTCGCCGACCTTCCGTCGCCTGACCGACGAGCTGGTGACCCTCCTCGCGTACGAGGCGACGAGGGACGTCCGCACCGAGGAGGTGGAGATCACCACCCCCGTGGCGGTCACCACCGGCACCCGGCTGAGCTACCCCCGGCCGCTGGTCGTCCCGATCCTGCGGGCCGGCCTGGGCATGCTGGACGGGATGACCCGGCTGCTGCCGACCGCCGAGGTGGGCTTCCTCGGCATGGTGCGCAACGAGGAGACCCTGGAGGCCTCCACCTACGCCACCCGGATGCCGGACGACCTCTCCGGCCGCCAGGTCTACGTGCTCGACCCGATGCTGGCCACCGGCGGCACGCTGGTCGCCGCGATCAGGATGCTGATCGAGCGGGGCGCCACCGACGTCACCGCCGTGGTGCTGCTGGCCGCGCCCGAGGGCGTCGCGGTGATGGAGAAGGAACTTGCCGGGCTGCCCGTCACCGTGGTGACCGCCGCCGTCGACGAGCGGCTGAACGAGAACGGCTACATCGTCCCGGGCCTCGGCGACGCGGGCGACCGCCTGTACGGCACCGCGGGCTGA